Proteins encoded by one window of Microplitis mediator isolate UGA2020A chromosome 1, iyMicMedi2.1, whole genome shotgun sequence:
- the LOC130677615 gene encoding uncharacterized protein LOC130677615, giving the protein MSPEPTPQPMNQDFVTENLSIDTVTGNHESDSDDEEIETAGYLPLSQVPTDSDMIIDHYDNENEDNDSIPSIIDSANILLSMSEPISQPSSETLHLWNSESNNKSNIHLDAVKINEVKSVMANFTLPETAIPEWANTVSEEVWKNQLVNRIKEIQKK; this is encoded by the exons aTGTCTCCTGAACCAACACCACAACCAATGAATCAAGATTTTGTAACTGAGAATTTATCGATTGATACAGTAACAGGAAACCATGAATCAGATAGTGATGATGAAGAAATCGAAACAGCAGGTTATTTACCACTTTCTCAAGTGCCAACAGATAGCGATATGATTATTGATCATTATGATAATGAAAATGAG gaCAATGATTCGATTCCGTCAATAATTGATTCtgctaatattttattatctatgTCCGAACCAATATCTCAACCTTCTTCAGAAACTCTTCACCTTTGGAATTCAGAATCGAATAATAAATCCAATATTCATCTCGATgctgtaaaaattaatgaagtGAAATCAGTGATGGCAAATTTTACTTTACCCGAAACAGCGATTCCAGAATGGGCAAACACAGTGTCAGAAGAAGTATGGAAGAATCAACTCGTAAATAGGATaaaagaaatacaaaaaaaatga